From a single Bryobacter aggregatus MPL3 genomic region:
- a CDS encoding TonB-dependent receptor, whose product MLLALSAVIFAQTSTTQLGGTVTDSSGATVPGAVVNAVNEATGVKYTQSTTAAGLYTFPSIPAGSYTLHVEALGFKKYSVSQVVLQINTPASVNATLELGGANESIDVVAGAETIQTNNAVIGNVVERKAIESLPLNGRNPLNLLMYEPGVVQRSGNQVNVNGSRGTAVNVTIDGIDANESTYPNPTNNIFRINPDNVQEFKVTTSNPSAEEGRNSGANISVATRSGTNQFHGTAFEFFRNTALNANEFFARAQGQEKPIIKMNQYGFELGGPIRKNKTFFFGSWQGQQVNFADPIDKVLGSTVNLYSPTALAGNYRYFVVDPRSPFQLNGTTITQNTPLLVDPRSGALAPGVRNCAANTDINCVASFNIFQNGGMDSAVKRVLGGYPAPNSYAAGDGLNLGIYSWNTPFKIRGPQYLARIDHTINDRHNLFGRWLGAEQNTLNGDPLNGRPQVLPGYPARGEVFRPAHNIAIGLRSTLSPRLVNEFTVGFSRFNFLFTQGEANPLFPNTPRFTFNNSSVDYTSNPRSARIVNTIQYVNNLTYINGAHVYKFGGNVRFYQHNDQRGDVGGTSLVPVISLSRTIRPPTGITLPALSGASAAGIASVDFNRLQGSVNDLLGIPAQLSNVFIGDLRSDTFLPFQTGPKSVSLWAQGQRTKQYNFFAQDEWRATRNLSISYGVRWEINAPPTEAGNRVYVPNKNIDGSQGLVSFVHADRWYQNFNWGAFAPRLGISWAPGGSNKMVVRAGYSQAFDPINTFQATSIATAVPGQTFSCVATVGGASTPGCGSVPDLRLGDGFPNALSVPTAKPSSQLTPSISTYNVAPAARVFDQNLKLPTVHMWNLTIQREIGKGYVGSIGYVGRRGTRLYRSYDANQVNAEPILPSFLAMQKNLSISGCRADGTMASGSPCIGASAVPLIQQGIITSAFANSATSASELSITQNAAGSMANRIEQTTNAARLRPNQQFWQALYLDNGADSIYHSFQATFRKRFDAAGVLLGGSYTLSKSIDNLSIDPVAVSAGGGLTSTNARTPADSRNYDNERGRSDFDQRHVINMSGIYELPLGKGKMLLGNAGRVTQLVAGGWSLNAIFTYQSGEPFTVRSGVLTANATSQSRAALAPGVTSYPQAKLQNKSGVLGPVMFANASQFVVPGPGELGIGRNVFQGPQYWNLDLGLSKGFIVNERVKLTFRAEAFNALNHPNFRNPRDASTGTPAINSTLFGQTCCVTMSTASSSTTNQNGESWRVIQLALKLNF is encoded by the coding sequence GTGCTGCTTGCATTAAGCGCAGTGATCTTTGCTCAGACTTCTACCACGCAACTCGGAGGCACTGTAACGGACTCTTCCGGCGCAACCGTTCCAGGTGCAGTTGTCAATGCAGTCAATGAAGCGACCGGAGTCAAGTATACACAATCGACTACGGCCGCGGGGCTTTATACTTTTCCTTCCATCCCCGCCGGAAGCTACACATTACATGTCGAAGCTTTGGGCTTTAAAAAATACTCGGTCAGTCAAGTTGTACTTCAGATTAATACTCCCGCATCGGTCAACGCGACACTCGAATTGGGCGGAGCCAATGAGTCCATCGACGTGGTTGCCGGAGCGGAGACCATTCAGACCAATAATGCGGTGATCGGCAACGTTGTCGAGCGCAAAGCGATTGAATCGCTGCCGTTGAATGGCCGCAATCCTCTCAATTTACTCATGTACGAGCCGGGAGTTGTACAGCGTTCGGGGAATCAAGTCAATGTCAATGGTTCGCGCGGCACGGCTGTCAATGTCACGATCGACGGCATTGATGCGAACGAATCCACTTACCCGAATCCAACGAATAATATCTTTCGCATTAACCCGGATAATGTCCAGGAGTTTAAGGTCACAACCTCGAATCCTTCGGCGGAAGAGGGCCGCAACTCGGGGGCCAACATCTCTGTGGCGACGCGCAGCGGCACCAATCAGTTCCATGGCACCGCGTTTGAGTTCTTTCGCAATACAGCGCTGAACGCGAACGAGTTCTTTGCCCGCGCGCAGGGACAGGAGAAGCCGATCATCAAAATGAACCAATACGGCTTCGAACTCGGCGGACCGATCCGGAAGAACAAAACTTTCTTCTTCGGCTCCTGGCAGGGGCAACAGGTGAACTTTGCCGACCCGATCGATAAGGTTTTGGGTTCGACGGTCAACTTGTATTCACCGACTGCTTTGGCCGGGAACTATCGCTATTTTGTGGTGGATCCGCGGTCTCCCTTTCAGTTGAACGGGACGACGATTACACAGAACACCCCGCTCTTGGTGGATCCGAGGAGCGGCGCTCTCGCTCCCGGCGTGCGCAACTGCGCGGCAAACACGGACATTAACTGCGTGGCGAGCTTCAACATTTTCCAGAACGGAGGAATGGATTCGGCGGTTAAGCGTGTGCTGGGCGGCTATCCGGCTCCGAATTCCTATGCTGCCGGCGATGGCCTGAATTTGGGGATTTATAGCTGGAACACACCGTTCAAGATTCGCGGCCCGCAGTATCTGGCGCGCATCGATCATACGATCAATGACCGTCACAATCTCTTTGGCCGTTGGCTGGGCGCCGAGCAGAATACGCTGAATGGCGATCCGCTCAATGGACGCCCGCAAGTGTTGCCGGGCTATCCGGCGCGCGGCGAAGTGTTTCGTCCGGCGCATAACATCGCGATCGGCCTTCGCAGCACGCTCAGCCCACGGCTGGTGAACGAGTTTACTGTCGGCTTTTCGCGCTTCAACTTCCTGTTTACGCAGGGCGAAGCGAATCCGCTGTTCCCGAACACACCCCGTTTTACTTTCAATAACTCGTCGGTGGACTATACGTCGAATCCGCGCAGTGCCCGTATCGTGAATACGATTCAGTATGTCAATAATCTGACTTACATCAACGGTGCGCATGTGTATAAGTTTGGCGGCAATGTCCGCTTCTATCAGCACAACGATCAGCGCGGCGATGTCGGCGGGACTTCGCTGGTGCCGGTGATTTCTCTTTCGCGTACGATTCGTCCACCGACAGGGATCACACTGCCTGCTTTATCGGGTGCTTCTGCCGCCGGGATCGCTTCGGTAGACTTCAACCGGCTGCAGGGTTCGGTGAATGATCTTCTCGGTATTCCGGCGCAGTTGTCGAATGTCTTTATCGGAGACTTGCGCAGCGATACCTTCCTGCCTTTCCAGACTGGTCCGAAATCGGTGAGTCTGTGGGCGCAGGGCCAGCGGACCAAGCAGTACAACTTCTTCGCGCAAGACGAATGGCGCGCGACGCGTAATCTGAGCATCAGCTATGGCGTGCGTTGGGAGATCAATGCTCCGCCGACCGAAGCGGGCAACCGGGTGTATGTTCCGAACAAGAACATTGACGGGAGCCAAGGGCTGGTCAGCTTTGTGCATGCGGACCGCTGGTATCAGAACTTCAACTGGGGCGCCTTCGCTCCCCGGCTTGGGATCTCCTGGGCTCCGGGCGGCTCCAACAAGATGGTGGTGCGTGCGGGATACTCGCAGGCCTTCGACCCAATTAACACGTTCCAGGCCACCTCGATCGCGACAGCGGTTCCTGGGCAGACCTTCTCTTGTGTGGCGACTGTGGGCGGCGCGAGCACTCCCGGTTGCGGCTCGGTACCCGATCTGCGTCTGGGGGATGGCTTCCCTAACGCGCTGAGTGTTCCAACGGCAAAGCCGAGCAGCCAGCTCACTCCGAGCATCAGCACCTACAACGTGGCCCCGGCGGCTCGTGTCTTTGATCAGAATCTGAAGTTACCCACCGTCCACATGTGGAATCTGACCATCCAGCGGGAGATCGGCAAGGGCTATGTCGGAAGCATCGGTTATGTCGGACGTCGCGGGACGCGCCTGTATCGCAGCTATGATGCGAACCAGGTGAATGCGGAGCCGATTCTGCCGAGTTTTCTTGCGATGCAGAAGAATCTGTCGATCAGTGGTTGCCGCGCCGATGGCACGATGGCAAGCGGGTCTCCCTGCATCGGGGCAAGCGCCGTTCCTCTGATCCAACAGGGCATCATCACGAGCGCTTTTGCCAACTCAGCTACGAGCGCTTCGGAGTTGTCGATCACGCAGAATGCTGCCGGTTCGATGGCAAACCGCATCGAACAGACGACCAACGCGGCGCGTCTGCGGCCGAACCAGCAGTTCTGGCAGGCGCTGTATCTTGATAACGGCGCCGATTCGATCTATCACTCCTTCCAAGCGACCTTCCGCAAGCGCTTTGATGCCGCTGGCGTATTGCTGGGCGGCTCCTACACGCTGTCGAAATCGATCGATAACCTTTCGATTGATCCGGTGGCAGTATCGGCGGGTGGCGGCTTGACCTCAACCAATGCGCGTACGCCAGCCGATAGCCGCAACTACGATAACGAACGGGGCCGCTCGGACTTCGATCAGCGCCACGTCATCAACATGAGTGGCATCTATGAGCTGCCGTTGGGCAAAGGCAAGATGTTGCTTGGGAATGCGGGCCGCGTGACGCAACTGGTGGCCGGGGGATGGAGCCTGAACGCGATCTTTACCTACCAGTCCGGTGAGCCGTTCACGGTTCGTTCCGGTGTGCTGACGGCGAATGCCACGTCGCAGAGCCGCGCGGCTCTGGCGCCGGGGGTGACCTCTTACCCGCAAGCCAAGTTGCAGAATAAGTCTGGTGTTCTTGGTCCGGTGATGTTCGCCAATGCTTCGCAGTTTGTGGTTCCGGGGCCGGGAGAACTGGGAATCGGACGCAATGTTTTCCAGGGGCCGCAGTATTGGAATCTTGACCTTGGTTTGTCGAAAGGCTTCATCGTCAATGAGCGCGTGAAGCTGACCTTCCGGGCAGAGGCTTTCAATGCTCTGAACCATCCGAACTTCCGCAATCCGCGGGATGCTTCGACGGGAACTCCGGCGATCAATTCGACGCTCTTCGGTCAGACCTGCTGCGTAACGATGTCGACGGCAAGTTCGTCGACGACAAATCAGAACGGCGAAAGCTGGCGCGTGATCCAGTTGGCGCTGAAGCTGAACTTCTAG
- a CDS encoding ChaN family lipoprotein, producing MQLPDESAGIDGIARTLVAAFDQADIVALGEAHQRKLDSDLRIAMVRSPAFARKVRSIVIECGSTSEQSTLDRYIRGENISLAQLAQVWKTTTQAANGFCGSPVYLDFLTAVRDVNSKLPGDAQVRVFGGDPGPGDTRSRETAAVSILKEQVLQKHGKALVVYGAAHFYRNLTKDYLSSMGDDIGIARMLDIDYPGRTFVVIPVGALDRPPAVKVDLDPDYQKFDRALKTQVRPVLVPLQRLPYRDFTAEEFLGRTVTTCRGPGGCRSVFKGSTLTLGQMADACVYVGGSTEVDTKAKPGR from the coding sequence GTGCAGCTACCCGACGAATCCGCAGGAATTGACGGGATTGCCCGGACACTGGTTGCCGCCTTCGATCAAGCCGACATTGTCGCCTTAGGCGAGGCACACCAGCGGAAACTGGATTCCGATCTGCGAATCGCTATGGTTCGCAGTCCCGCCTTCGCGAGGAAGGTGCGGTCGATCGTGATCGAGTGCGGCAGTACTTCCGAGCAGTCGACTCTGGACCGTTATATTCGGGGTGAGAACATCTCCCTGGCCCAACTGGCGCAGGTCTGGAAGACCACAACCCAGGCGGCCAACGGATTCTGCGGCTCGCCGGTTTACCTGGACTTCTTGACCGCCGTCCGCGACGTCAATTCGAAGCTGCCTGGCGATGCGCAAGTTCGCGTCTTCGGGGGGGACCCCGGCCCAGGAGATACCCGTAGCCGGGAAACCGCCGCCGTCTCCATCCTGAAGGAACAGGTGCTTCAGAAGCATGGGAAAGCCTTGGTTGTTTATGGTGCCGCGCACTTCTATCGGAACCTGACCAAGGATTACCTTTCCAGCATGGGCGACGACATCGGTATCGCGAGGATGCTGGATATCGACTATCCCGGTCGAACCTTCGTGGTGATTCCAGTGGGTGCTCTCGATCGTCCGCCGGCCGTCAAAGTGGACCTTGATCCTGACTATCAAAAGTTCGACCGTGCCTTGAAGACGCAGGTGCGTCCGGTACTTGTGCCTCTCCAACGCCTGCCCTACCGGGACTTCACCGCTGAAGAGTTTCTTGGCCGCACGGTGACCACCTGCCGCGGCCCGGGCGGCTGCAGGAGCGTATTCAAGGGCAGCACGCTTACTCTCGGCCAAATGGCCGACGCGTGCGTTTATGTTGGCGGGAGCACCGAGGTGGATACGAAAGCAAAGCCAGGTCGTTAG